Proteins encoded together in one Rhipicephalus sanguineus isolate Rsan-2018 chromosome 9, BIME_Rsan_1.4, whole genome shotgun sequence window:
- the LOC119404617 gene encoding protein canopy 4, which produces MPVADSHFVSASSQCLKAVEGLKGSMRALCLAVMILGATLSDQAAADESVEEALYGVKYASRCEACKYLAVELEARLGETGRTHDVIETGYSLDGERKRKKYAVSELRLVESLDGVCDRLLEYNIHKERKDSTRFAKGTSTTFRTLHGLVAKGVKVDLGIPYELWDSPSAEVTQLKSQCEALLEQYEADIERWYFGSQEEPLATYLCRHRVLRRGDDAHCLDDDSSRAKTEL; this is translated from the coding sequence ATGCCGGTGGCGGACTCCCATTTTGTAAGTGCCAGCAGCCAGTGCCTGAAAGCCGTGGAAGGGCTGAAAGGGTCAATGCGCGCGCTGTGTCTCGCGGTGATGATCCTTGGCGCTACGCTGAGCGATCAAGCAGCAGCGGATGAAAGCGTCGAAGAGGCCCTGTATGGCGTCAAGTACGCGTCCAGGTGCGAAGCTTGCAAGTACCTTGCCGTGGAGCTGGAAGCACGTCTCGGGGAAACTGGCAGAACGCACGACGTCATCGAGACCGGATACTCGCTGGACGGAGAACGTAAGCGCAAGAAGTACGCAGTTTCTGAACTGCGTTTAGTGGAGTCGCTGGACGGCGTGTGCGACCGGCTGCTCGAGTACAACATCCACAAGGAGCGCAAGGACAGCACGCGCTTCGCCAAAGGAACGAGCACCACGTTCAGGACGCTGCACGGCCTAGTGGCGAAGGGCGTCAAGGTGGACCTGGGGATCCCGTATGAGCTCTGGGACAGCCCGTCGGCCGAGGTGACGCAGCTGAAGAGCCAGTGCGAGGCCCTGCTGGAGCAGTACGAGGCCGACATCGAGCGGTGGTACTTCGGCAGCCAGGAGGAGCCGCTCGCCACCTACCTGTGCCGCCATCGGGTGCTGCGCCGAGGGGACGACGCCCACTGCCTGGACGACGACTCCAGCCGAGCCAAGACCGAGCTGTGA